The following is a genomic window from Solanum lycopersicum chromosome 6, SLM_r2.1.
aatgtcTAACGTGGTTGACATTGACTATGAATATTTAGTTCATACTGGGTCTAATAAGTTGACTGATTCCACTTGTGTAACAGTATAATCTTGATTCGACATCCTATGGTCAACATGCAATGTCAGTCTCTGTAACCTAGTGGGTCGTTGGATTTCATTTTAGAATAAACTACAGGGCATCTCAAAACCGTTCCAGAATTTCGGTTTTTTCTCGTGCACGTTAAAATTTTGTCCTGTGTGGTCTAATTCTCATGTTTCATCCTGCGTTCACTGGGCAAGATCTGAGTATCATGTTCACTGTAACTTTATACTTGGCAAAATAATGCAGTAGCGACAAGCAGGAACGCATTGGAATACTTCCACAGCACTAAGTTTTGTACAAACGCACAAAAACGGTCTAATTCTATCCATGAACAGTTCTATAATGATGCATCAAAGTTTCAAGTCCTAAACTGGACAGTACTGTTGCTAACATAGCTTTTCAATATATACAAGAGAACTACAGCCATCCTTTGCGATGGTTACCTGATGTAGACTTGAGCTAAGACTATCTAGCCTGGTTACCTGTAGAATCATCGCATAAGAACAAAAAGTGGGGCAGTGATGCTATCCTAGGAAGATTCAGCAACAGATCACCAACAGAGTCCTTCCTTGACATTGTTGAAGTCGGCTTGCAACTAGAGAGATCAGCTGATTCATCCTCTGGCATAGAAgaatcttcttcatcttttcttccAAGCGGTGCGGTGGGaatgaaatttatttcattaactCTTCTTTCATCCGACACATCACCACAGTTCTCACTCGCTTGAACTGTTGCAGGATCCTTTTGGAGGAGGCAGCATAGAGAATTAACCCTTGACATAAGAGATTTCTCATCTGATGATGACACATTTTGAGTGTCGCTAAGCAAGGATTGGGAGATCTCTTCCAGGATTTCCGAGCTTGGTCGTTCATCACTGGCGAGGTTGATGACTTTAAGTGTCGTCTGCTCTGATACACGTTGCTCAAGTTGGCTCACTAAATCACTCATTGAAACGGAGGGATGTATTCCAGACACTCTGAGTTGATTGAGGTTACTGAGCCCTTTCCGTTGATCCACTTCCCTACTTTCCATATCATCACTCGCCCCTGTATCAATAACAGCATGTTGAAAGTGAAGTTACagcaaaataaaaacaaatccAAGAGAAACAGCACAGTAACGAGAACAATATACATTCAGATAGCAATATAGAAGCCAATCCTGATCACTTAGAATAGGCCATAGAATGGTTGAGACCAATATACTTCAACACACGATAACATGTCCATAACCCAATTCTGCATTACGGTCATATTCCTCTTTTTGAACAGAGACAACCCCCTCAATGTGGATCATGTTCAAGAAACACACAACTGTAACACCAAGACATGACTACAATAAAATCAAGGGAATGGGTAGCGAACTTCCTCTCCACtctttgaaaagaaaatgacgatcaatttgtctttttttcaaaaaggtgGGGGATAAGGGATGATCATCGACATCTTCAAAGACATACTCACCATACAACTCAATTCAAGAAAACTTAAATGCACTTCTCagataaaatacataattaccTGATCTTGGGGATGGCTTTTCTTGGTGAATACATTCCAAAGGTCTAGGATCTTGCTTACTTTTGGAGGAACACTGAGCTCCAGAAGGTGAAGTATAGTCAATAAAATTCGGACTCCCTTCATTATTCAGATCAAATTCACGGTCCCTTTCATGTGTGTCTTCAAAACCTGACATCTGGGATTCAAAATAAGGAGAATCTAGAGTCATCTCTGCTTGTTGACTCAGAAAGTTGAGACGAGGATCACATTGCACAAGCTTTTCAATATGCTTTCCCAACAATCCATGCGGACACTCTAAGTAATGTCGCCTACAACCAAAGAAAATTTGAAGAGTTTTTACATCAAAACTGAACCACATGAAGACAAGCAAGGAAATCCTAGAAATTGTAAACAGACCAAACACACCCTACAACCAGCAGAACTTAAAAACCCAACATACTTGCAATCACTATGATACAATATAAAAGCTACTATAGGTGCAACATGCTTCAAAAATTAGCTTTTTACAACAGATTAAACTGAAATTGGGAAATTTAGTTGGGCATTTTAGATTCAAAGCTGCATCTACTGAAATATTCCATTCGGTTGCAACACTAAAATGCTCTTTCAGAACTGCAGTAGGCCACACGGAGAATCATTAAGTAGAATAGCAACGGGGAAAGGCAGGGAGTTTGCCACGCAGGTTCAGCATTCACCCGAAAGACTTTAACCCATGCGCACCGCTCCGCACAGAAAACCTTCTATTTCAAACCTGTCCCTCCccatacccccccccccaaacccaCATAAATCTGCCCTGCCACATAGCTACTTAATTCAAAGCATGGGATAGTTCAAAACATTTGTCCCATGATTTGTTTATCACACAAGAATGTGATAAATGAACTGTTATTACATCTTAAAGATTGGTTTGGAACTAAGATAATAAACCCGACGATAagcaaaaaaaatcataagaaatGTCAAGCTCTTCCATTCAAAACTTGGATGAATAAATTCGATGAAGAATAATgcattcatttcatttatattttctcacTTCTGTTCTCCAGTTTTGCCCCCACCTCCCTGACCAGTACTGCCTCAGTGCCTCCTAAAAATTGCTACCTTCTTCATGTTTTcaattaacatataaaaatgaattactCTGTTCCTTGGCAGAGTCATAAAAAGTGTTT
Proteins encoded in this region:
- the LOC101256298 gene encoding uncharacterized protein isoform X2 produces the protein MHPSRNYTGEAPSELRWQRGKMLPVKREVDLENFSDEERCKLDKRFKLSSSLQQLGEGACNFTVSSSFMSVDEPSPLGLRLRKTPSLLDMFQTMLGGTSMVESLGKKEQKRSTAMIEKLKASNFPGSVLRIGTWEYKSRYEGDLVAKCYFAKHKLVWEVLDGGLKNKIEIQWSDIIGLKANYPDDAPGTLDIVLARQPLFFRETDPQPRKHTLWQATSDFTDGQASIHRRHYLECPHGLLGKHIEKLVQCDPRLNFLSQQAEMTLDSPYFESQMSGFEDTHERDREFDLNNEGSPNFIDYTSPSGAQCSSKSKQDPRPLECIHQEKPSPRSGASDDMESREVDQRKGLSNLNQLRVSGIHPSVSMSDLVSQLEQRVSEQTTLKVINLASDERPSSEILEEISQSLLSDTQNVSSSDEKSLMSRVNSLCCLLQKDPATVQASENCGDVSDERRVNEINFIPTAPLGRKDEEDSSMPEDESADLSSCKPTSTMSRKDSVGDLLLNLPRIASLPHFLFLCDDSTGNQAR
- the LOC101256298 gene encoding uncharacterized protein isoform X1, with amino-acid sequence MHPSRNYTGEAPSELRWQRGKMLPVKREVDLENFSDEERCKLDKRFKLSSSLQQQLGEGACNFTVSSSFMSVDEPSPLGLRLRKTPSLLDMFQTMLGGTSMVESLGKKEQKRSTAMIEKLKASNFPGSVLRIGTWEYKSRYEGDLVAKCYFAKHKLVWEVLDGGLKNKIEIQWSDIIGLKANYPDDAPGTLDIVLARQPLFFRETDPQPRKHTLWQATSDFTDGQASIHRRHYLECPHGLLGKHIEKLVQCDPRLNFLSQQAEMTLDSPYFESQMSGFEDTHERDREFDLNNEGSPNFIDYTSPSGAQCSSKSKQDPRPLECIHQEKPSPRSGASDDMESREVDQRKGLSNLNQLRVSGIHPSVSMSDLVSQLEQRVSEQTTLKVINLASDERPSSEILEEISQSLLSDTQNVSSSDEKSLMSRVNSLCCLLQKDPATVQASENCGDVSDERRVNEINFIPTAPLGRKDEEDSSMPEDESADLSSCKPTSTMSRKDSVGDLLLNLPRIASLPHFLFLCDDSTGNQAR